From the genome of Campylobacter concisus, one region includes:
- the dnaG gene encoding DNA primase — translation MIDPKSIEKLKNQIDIVDIIEYFVPVKKMGANYKCVCPFHDDKNPSMSISQSRQIFHCFACKAGGDAIKFVMDYEKLTYPEAIERIASLVNFSLEYTSDKLPTQKENKHILEKVNAFYRSEFFKHEAAVRYIYSRGINDAMIEKFELGWAGDSASTIRLLQNENIEPKEALEVGIVKQNEKGIYASFIERITFPIYAHTAKLVGFGGRTISDHPAKYVNSPQSIVFDKSKLLYGYHLARQSIFEKKQIIITEGYLDVIMLHFAGFTNAVAVLGTALTTNHLPLLKRGEISVVLCFDGDGAGIGAAIKSSRLLVQNEIDGSVVIIKDGADPADMVFAGRSDELKEMFGSGTELGEFYIEQIAKKYDISRPVQKQKCLEEIVEFTNSLKPIIAKSYESLVANLLKIELNTFSLHGQRYINRQDQNFTNATTTNKQVAQKKDKTDILEFSVLKSMLANKNYETIVLNELEEKFFLHHKDYFQAVLLPNIEDNAVLVREIYVDESSNVASSEESLKEAILKLKLKYYEKFREDTRKSQKPNKIEIMQKISEIIKGLHNKLQKN, via the coding sequence ATGATAGATCCAAAATCCATTGAAAAGCTTAAAAATCAAATCGATATCGTTGACATTATAGAGTACTTTGTGCCAGTCAAAAAAATGGGAGCAAACTACAAATGCGTCTGCCCATTTCATGACGACAAAAATCCTAGTATGAGCATAAGTCAAAGCAGGCAAATTTTTCACTGTTTTGCTTGTAAGGCTGGCGGAGATGCGATTAAATTTGTAATGGATTATGAGAAGCTTACCTATCCAGAAGCTATCGAGAGAATAGCTAGCCTTGTAAATTTTAGCCTTGAATACACAAGCGATAAACTTCCAACACAAAAAGAAAATAAGCACATTTTAGAAAAGGTAAATGCCTTTTATAGGAGCGAATTTTTCAAGCATGAAGCCGCTGTGAGGTATATATATTCACGTGGCATAAATGATGCGATGATCGAGAAATTTGAGCTTGGTTGGGCTGGGGATAGTGCTAGTACTATTAGGCTTTTACAAAATGAAAATATCGAGCCAAAAGAGGCACTTGAGGTCGGTATCGTAAAGCAAAACGAGAAGGGAATTTATGCTAGTTTTATCGAGCGTATTACATTTCCCATATATGCACATACGGCAAAATTAGTTGGCTTTGGTGGTAGAACGATCTCGGATCATCCTGCAAAATATGTAAATTCTCCTCAAAGCATAGTTTTTGACAAGTCAAAGCTACTTTACGGCTACCACTTAGCTAGGCAAAGCATCTTTGAAAAGAAGCAGATCATCATCACAGAGGGTTATTTAGATGTCATCATGCTTCATTTTGCAGGCTTTACAAACGCTGTTGCCGTACTCGGAACCGCACTTACAACTAATCACTTACCACTTTTAAAAAGAGGAGAGATAAGTGTAGTTCTTTGTTTTGATGGTGATGGAGCTGGTATAGGTGCAGCTATAAAATCATCTCGCCTTTTGGTTCAAAACGAGATAGACGGAAGTGTTGTTATCATAAAAGATGGTGCAGACCCTGCAGATATGGTTTTTGCAGGTAGAAGCGACGAGCTAAAAGAGATGTTTGGTTCTGGTACTGAACTTGGAGAGTTTTACATCGAGCAAATTGCCAAGAAATACGACATATCACGCCCAGTACAAAAGCAAAAGTGTTTAGAAGAGATAGTGGAATTTACAAATTCTCTAAAGCCAATAATCGCAAAAAGTTATGAGTCGTTAGTCGCAAATTTGCTCAAAATAGAGCTAAATACTTTTAGCCTTCATGGACAAAGATATATAAATAGACAAGATCAAAATTTTACAAATGCTACAACGACAAATAAACAAGTGGCTCAAAAAAAAGATAAAACTGATATTTTGGAATTTAGCGTTTTAAAGAGCATGCTTGCAAATAAAAATTACGAAACTATCGTTTTAAACGAGCTCGAGGAGAAATTCTTCTTGCATCATAAAGATTATTTTCAGGCTGTTTTATTGCCAAATATTGAAGATAACGCGGTACTTGTTAGAGAAATTTATGTTGATGAAAGCTCAAATGTAGCTTCTAGTGAAGAGAGCCTTAAAGAGGCCATTTTAAAGCTAAAACTAAAATACTATGAGAAGTTTCGCGAAGATACTAGAAAATCACAAAAACCAAATAAAATCGAAATAATGCAAAAAATTTCAGAGATTATTAAAGGCTTACACAACAAACTACAAAAAAATTAG
- a CDS encoding M20 family metallo-hydrolase produces the protein MINFKRFEANFNAISRFGALKGGGLTRLAFSKEDLEARNFLINLIEENGFKLKIDNVGNIFAVYDDGCDQGEKPVCVGSHIDSVPNGGFYDGTLGVMAGLEALTSIKEAGIKLKRPLWLINFCCEESSRFKTATIGSKIISGKLGLQRLHELKDEDGISLFEAMSKFGLDPQNLNDSLLKEHSLHSYLELHIEQGPVLERSGISVGVVSGIAAPIRFEIIIHGKADHSGATPMNMRSDALLAASHIIIATNKFAKNKKTAVATIGYTHAKPGVLNVVPGEARLGVDLRDIDKTSLEELNLELRNFIKELSGELNFSYEIRELSSDEPVKLSEHAINLLSEEAAKLGIKTLTLPSGAGHDAMNLTKLASSVGMLFIPCVGGISHNIAEAINFDDAFKATQILTNALIKLSNE, from the coding sequence ATGATAAATTTTAAAAGATTTGAGGCGAATTTTAATGCTATAAGCAGATTTGGAGCATTAAAAGGTGGAGGGCTAACAAGGCTTGCATTTAGCAAAGAAGACTTGGAAGCTAGGAATTTTCTTATAAATTTAATAGAAGAAAATGGCTTTAAACTTAAAATTGACAATGTTGGCAATATCTTTGCCGTCTATGATGATGGCTGTGATCAAGGTGAGAAGCCAGTTTGCGTAGGCTCTCACATAGATAGCGTGCCAAATGGCGGCTTTTATGATGGTACGCTTGGCGTTATGGCTGGACTTGAAGCATTAACCTCGATAAAAGAGGCTGGCATTAAGCTAAAGCGTCCGCTTTGGCTAATAAATTTTTGCTGTGAAGAGTCAAGTAGGTTCAAGACAGCGACCATTGGCAGCAAGATAATAAGTGGCAAACTTGGTCTACAAAGGCTTCATGAATTAAAAGACGAAGATGGCATTTCGCTTTTTGAAGCGATGAGTAAATTTGGACTTGATCCACAAAATTTAAATGATTCTCTTTTAAAAGAACACTCACTTCATTCATATTTAGAACTTCACATTGAACAAGGTCCAGTGCTTGAGCGAAGCGGCATAAGTGTTGGTGTAGTAAGCGGTATCGCCGCTCCTATAAGATTTGAGATTATTATTCATGGTAAGGCAGATCACAGCGGTGCAACGCCGATGAATATGCGTAGTGACGCGCTGCTAGCTGCTTCACACATCATAATCGCTACCAATAAATTTGCTAAAAATAAAAAAACAGCTGTGGCTACTATTGGTTACACACATGCAAAACCAGGCGTTTTAAACGTCGTACCAGGCGAGGCAAGGCTTGGAGTTGATCTAAGAGATATTGATAAGACAAGCCTAGAAGAGCTAAATTTAGAGCTTAGAAATTTTATAAAAGAGCTAAGTGGTGAGCTAAATTTTAGTTATGAGATAAGAGAACTAAGTAGTGATGAGCCAGTAAAACTTAGCGAGCATGCTATAAATTTACTAAGCGAAGAGGCTGCTAAACTGGGCATAAAAACGCTTACTTTGCCAAGCGGAGCTGGACACGATGCGATGAATCTAACAAAACTTGCAAGTAGCGTTGGCATGCTTTTTATACCTTGCGTTGGTGGTATCAGTCACAATATAGCAGAAGCTATAAATTTTGATGATGCTTTCAAAGCTACACAAATTTTAACAAATGCACTAATTAAACTATCAAATGAATAA
- a CDS encoding amidohydrolase yields MDKIANLALSLKDELIKDRRYFHSHPETGWFTFFTTAVLAKRLSDLGYEISLGDKVVKADARLGLGSKEQCEKAIERAKKLLSPEEAKYLPYMKDGLTGLTAFIDTKRPGKFTAFRFDIDSVDVTESDEPTHRPYKEGFGADIAGITHACGHDGHMSIGLGVAKLIAENLDEFNGKFKFIFQTAEEGTRGAVAMEAAGVLDGVEYLLGGHIGFQAKTNRGIICGTNKLLATSKFDVHITGRSAHAAGAPQDGANALLAASQMALSMHGITRHAKGVTRINVGVLKAGEGRNVIAPNGYLACETRGEDTNLNDFMYEKCMDIVKGVSEIYGIESKVVKTGGTNGADSDKEVTEIFYEAAKQSPFIDDDKIVKELDFGACEDFAHFMRALQDRGAKSGYMMIGTNLKAGHHNCKFDFDEECLVAGVDVYLRSAYKLNGVKK; encoded by the coding sequence ATGGATAAGATAGCAAATTTGGCTCTTTCTTTAAAAGATGAGCTGATCAAGGATCGCAGGTATTTTCACTCGCATCCAGAGACTGGCTGGTTTACATTTTTTACAACCGCCGTACTAGCAAAGAGACTTAGCGATCTTGGTTATGAAATAAGCCTTGGTGACAAAGTCGTTAAAGCTGATGCAAGGCTTGGTCTTGGCTCAAAAGAGCAATGTGAAAAAGCAATAGAAAGAGCCAAAAAGCTCCTAAGTCCTGAAGAGGCAAAATATCTTCCTTATATGAAAGATGGACTAACTGGCCTAACAGCCTTTATAGATACGAAAAGGCCTGGTAAATTTACAGCATTTAGATTTGACATTGATAGTGTTGATGTGACAGAGAGTGATGAGCCTACTCACAGACCTTACAAAGAGGGTTTTGGTGCAGATATCGCTGGTATCACGCATGCTTGTGGGCATGATGGTCACATGTCAATAGGTCTTGGTGTGGCAAAGCTTATAGCTGAAAATTTAGATGAGTTTAACGGTAAATTTAAATTTATATTCCAAACAGCAGAAGAGGGCACAAGAGGAGCTGTGGCTATGGAAGCTGCTGGTGTGCTTGATGGTGTAGAGTATCTATTAGGCGGACATATCGGCTTTCAAGCAAAAACCAATAGAGGCATCATCTGTGGAACAAATAAGCTACTTGCAACTTCAAAATTTGACGTACATATCACTGGTCGTTCAGCTCACGCAGCAGGAGCACCTCAAGATGGCGCAAATGCACTTTTAGCCGCATCTCAAATGGCACTAAGCATGCATGGTATCACAAGACATGCAAAAGGCGTGACCAGGATAAACGTAGGCGTTTTAAAAGCAGGTGAAGGTAGAAACGTCATCGCGCCAAATGGCTATCTAGCTTGCGAAACAAGAGGTGAAGACACAAATTTAAATGATTTTATGTATGAAAAATGTATGGATATCGTTAAAGGTGTGAGTGAAATTTATGGCATAGAGAGTAAAGTCGTAAAAACTGGTGGCACAAACGGAGCCGATAGCGACAAAGAAGTAACTGAAATTTTCTATGAAGCAGCAAAGCAAAGTCCATTTATAGATGATGATAAGATCGTAAAAGAACTTGATTTTGGTGCTTGCGAAGATTTTGCTCACTTTATGAGAGCTTTGCAAGATAGGGGCGCAAAGAGCGGATATATGATGATAGGAACAAATTTAAAAGCAGGCCATCACAACTGCAAATTTGACTTTGATGAGGAGTGCTTGGTAGCTGGAGTTGATGTCTATCTAAGATCTGCTTACAAATTAAATGGAGTAAAAAAATGA
- the pepE gene encoding dipeptidase PepE → MKNALLISASSYQDTGYLRHCKNWVKEFLGECGKEEILFIPYAGVRRTNDEYEQKVIDRLKNSNIKSIHHYEDKISAIKNASSIAVGGGNTFMLLYTLYKLNLIEPIKEAVANGTKYFGWSAGANIAGKTMMTTNDMPIIMPKSFDSLNIFPYQINPHFISGKLAGHNGESREERLEEFLIANPKDTIYALPEGTALLIADNEAEVIGHSEILKFEYQKEIEKIEVGTKFKI, encoded by the coding sequence ATGAAAAATGCTTTACTAATCAGTGCTTCAAGCTATCAAGATACTGGCTATTTAAGGCACTGCAAAAACTGGGTTAAGGAATTTTTAGGTGAATGCGGCAAGGAAGAAATTTTATTTATCCCTTACGCTGGAGTTAGGCGAACAAATGACGAGTATGAGCAAAAAGTAATTGATAGATTAAAAAATAGCAATATAAAATCAATCCATCACTACGAGGATAAAATTTCAGCTATCAAAAATGCTAGCAGTATCGCAGTTGGTGGCGGAAATACCTTTATGCTGCTTTACACGCTTTATAAGCTAAATTTGATTGAGCCTATAAAAGAAGCTGTGGCAAATGGCACAAAGTATTTTGGCTGGTCGGCTGGCGCAAACATAGCTGGCAAGACGATGATGACGACAAATGATATGCCTATCATCATGCCAAAGTCATTTGATAGCTTAAATATCTTCCCATATCAGATCAACCCGCACTTCATAAGTGGCAAGCTAGCAGGCCATAACGGCGAGAGCAGGGAGGAGAGGTTGGAGGAATTTTTAATAGCTAATCCAAAAGATACTATCTACGCACTGCCTGAGGGCACAGCTTTGCTTATAGCGGACAACGAGGCTGAGGTCATAGGACATAGTGAAATTTTAAAATTTGAGTATCAAAAAGAGATAGAAAAAATAGAGGTTGGAACTAAATTTAAAATCTAA
- the dcuC gene encoding C4-dicarboxylate transporter DcuC has translation METFKLIAAILGIAAVVALLVLKKETRTVLIGVGLVLCIIALKPMGALSAFTDYMTKAGLIKAICASMGFAFVMKYTMCDKHLVALLTKPLKNVGFILIPATTVLTYFINIAIPSAAGCSAAVGATLIPLLMASGIRPAMAGAAVFAGTFGGVLSPGSAHNVYVADLVKKTVEGYTVQDVIKVQIPSAFTALVIVVIALVVVAILLKDYQKNTNFTLESSAASEEKPLFKVNFIYAIMPLVPLVILVIGGTSLAKDYSFLAWTKMGVAEAMILGAIIAIFATLTNPQKITKEFFNGMGHAYADVMGIIIAAGVFVAGLKACGAVDVVIAWLKTDQSYVKFGGTFVPFIMGIVTGSGDAATFAFNEAVTTNAAALGFEQDKLGMAAAIAGALGRSASPIAGAAIVCAGIAMVSPVEIAKRTFLGMFISVVAIAFFVI, from the coding sequence ATGGAAACATTTAAGCTAATTGCTGCCATTCTTGGCATTGCAGCTGTTGTGGCACTTCTTGTCTTAAAAAAAGAGACAAGAACGGTGCTAATAGGTGTTGGTTTGGTGCTTTGTATAATCGCACTAAAACCGATGGGGGCACTAAGTGCTTTTACTGACTATATGACTAAAGCAGGGCTTATAAAGGCGATTTGTGCCAGTATGGGTTTTGCGTTTGTTATGAAATACACGATGTGCGATAAACACCTTGTTGCGCTTCTTACAAAGCCACTTAAAAATGTGGGTTTTATCTTGATCCCCGCAACAACCGTGCTAACTTATTTTATAAATATCGCTATCCCTTCAGCTGCAGGATGTTCCGCTGCTGTTGGTGCAACGCTTATACCGCTTCTAATGGCTTCAGGTATCCGCCCAGCTATGGCTGGTGCTGCTGTTTTTGCGGGTACATTTGGTGGAGTCTTAAGCCCGGGATCGGCTCACAACGTCTATGTAGCTGATCTTGTTAAAAAAACGGTTGAGGGCTATACGGTTCAAGATGTCATAAAAGTGCAAATTCCAAGTGCATTTACTGCTCTTGTTATCGTAGTGATCGCATTAGTTGTTGTTGCGATATTACTTAAAGACTATCAAAAAAATACAAATTTTACTCTTGAAAGTAGTGCTGCTAGCGAAGAGAAACCGCTATTTAAAGTAAATTTCATCTACGCCATTATGCCTCTAGTTCCACTTGTTATCTTGGTTATTGGCGGAACAAGCCTTGCGAAAGATTATAGCTTTCTTGCGTGGACAAAGATGGGCGTTGCTGAGGCAATGATACTAGGTGCCATCATAGCTATCTTTGCTACGCTTACAAATCCGCAGAAGATCACAAAAGAATTTTTTAACGGAATGGGCCACGCTTATGCCGATGTTATGGGTATCATCATCGCAGCTGGTGTCTTTGTCGCTGGCTTAAAGGCATGTGGAGCCGTTGATGTGGTCATCGCATGGCTAAAAACAGATCAAAGTTACGTTAAATTTGGCGGAACGTTTGTGCCATTTATCATGGGTATAGTTACAGGTTCAGGCGATGCTGCTACATTTGCATTTAACGAAGCTGTCACAACAAATGCCGCTGCACTTGGCTTTGAACAAGACAAGCTTGGTATGGCAGCAGCTATTGCTGGTGCTTTAGGTAGATCAGCTTCTCCGATTGCCGGTGCTGCTATCGTTTGTGCAGGCATTGCGATGGTTAGTCCAGTTGAAATCGCTAAAAGAACATTTTTAGGTATGTTTATCTCTGTTGTGGCGATCGCATTTTTTGTCATCTAA
- the pepT gene encoding peptidase T encodes MDIVERFLNYTKFNTTTNKENGLKGVMPSNPTEYELARFLKDELSSLGIKDIILQDNAILIAKIPANCENAPSIAFFGHLDTSSEQKNDTKAKIVKYTGGDICLNEEQGIYLKFSDNPELKKYVGDDIVVTDGTSLLGADDKAAIASIVNMASYFMQNSEIKHGKIVICFVPDEEQGLLGAKALDVNLLGADFGYCLDCCEIGELIYENWNAADCTMVFKGVSAHPMNAKGKLVNSLLLAHKFISLLPGGEVPECTEGKEGYFWVKELSGNSAKTTLKIDIREFDEAKFQKRLEFLSDMANSFNKIYGERCEITLKTRYENVFKFLKDENSLPIKLAKDAFSELNITPNIKPMRGGYDGAVISAKGVPTLNLFTGANNFHSVFEYLPVSSLKAASEVIKKIVINTAK; translated from the coding sequence ATGGATATCGTAGAGAGATTTTTAAACTATACAAAATTTAACACCACAACAAATAAAGAGAATGGATTAAAAGGCGTCATGCCTTCTAATCCAACCGAGTATGAGCTGGCTCGTTTTTTAAAAGATGAGCTCAGCTCGCTAGGTATAAAAGATATCATTTTGCAAGACAATGCTATCTTGATAGCAAAAATTCCTGCAAATTGCGAAAATGCTCCAAGTATCGCCTTTTTTGGGCATTTAGATACAAGTAGTGAGCAAAAAAATGATACTAAAGCCAAGATAGTAAAATACACAGGTGGCGACATCTGCCTAAACGAAGAACAGGGAATTTATCTAAAATTTAGCGACAATCCAGAGCTTAAAAAATACGTTGGTGACGACATAGTCGTGACTGATGGCACTAGCTTGCTTGGGGCTGATGATAAGGCGGCGATCGCAAGTATCGTAAATATGGCTAGCTATTTTATGCAAAATTCTGAGATTAAGCACGGCAAGATCGTGATCTGCTTCGTGCCAGATGAAGAGCAGGGCTTGCTTGGTGCAAAAGCACTTGATGTAAATTTGCTGGGAGCTGATTTTGGCTACTGCCTAGACTGCTGCGAGATAGGCGAGCTAATATATGAAAACTGGAACGCGGCTGACTGCACGATGGTCTTTAAAGGCGTTTCGGCTCATCCGATGAATGCAAAGGGCAAGCTTGTAAATTCGCTACTTCTTGCGCATAAATTTATCTCGCTTTTGCCAGGCGGCGAAGTGCCAGAGTGCACCGAGGGCAAAGAGGGCTATTTTTGGGTAAAAGAGCTTAGCGGAAACAGCGCAAAAACGACGCTCAAGATCGACATAAGAGAATTTGACGAGGCGAAATTTCAAAAAAGGCTTGAGTTTTTAAGCGATATGGCAAATTCTTTTAACAAAATTTATGGAGAGCGTTGTGAAATCACGCTAAAAACACGCTATGAAAATGTCTTTAAATTTTTAAAAGATGAAAACTCACTGCCTATAAAATTAGCAAAAGATGCCTTTAGTGAGCTAAATATCACGCCAAATATAAAGCCTATGCGTGGTGGATATGACGGCGCTGTGATATCTGCAAAAGGTGTGCCAACGCTAAATTTATTCACAGGGGCAAATAACTTTCACTCCGTCTTCGAGTATTTGCCAGTTAGCAGTCTAAAAGCCGCGAGTGAAGTGATTAAAAAAATCGTAATTAACACTGCTAAATAA
- a CDS encoding argininosuccinate synthase domain-containing protein, translated as MKALALFSGGLDSMLSIKLISDQNIEVVALYMDTGFGVDEEKHEILRRRAALAGASLKVVDMRNEYLRDVLFNPKYGYGKQFNPCIDCHGYMFKTALNMLKSENANFIITGEVLGQRPMSQRRDALFQVKRLADDEDDLVLRPMCAKLLPPTKPEREGWVDREKLLDISGRDRKPQLALAKEIGFEDFATPGGGCLLTIESFAVKIKDYLNFDKEMRDIDVTWLKLGRHLRLPDGAKMIIGRDESDNNALLAHPNDKFDQVKFKESDDIVGAVSFISKNASKADKELAARLALAYTKASRENKFEVSIDSEKFSITPEDKSLAQNYFVK; from the coding sequence ATGAAGGCTTTAGCTTTGTTTAGCGGAGGGCTTGATAGCATGCTCTCAATTAAATTAATAAGCGATCAAAACATCGAAGTGGTCGCACTTTATATGGATACCGGATTTGGCGTAGATGAAGAAAAACATGAAATTTTAAGACGCCGTGCCGCTTTGGCTGGAGCTAGCTTAAAAGTGGTTGATATGAGAAATGAGTATCTTCGTGACGTGCTTTTTAACCCAAAGTACGGCTACGGCAAGCAGTTTAATCCATGCATCGACTGCCATGGTTATATGTTTAAAACAGCTCTTAATATGCTAAAAAGTGAAAATGCAAATTTCATCATCACGGGCGAAGTTTTGGGTCAAAGACCGATGAGTCAGCGAAGAGATGCACTCTTTCAGGTTAAGCGCCTAGCTGATGACGAGGATGATCTGGTGCTTCGTCCGATGTGCGCTAAGCTCTTGCCACCAACTAAGCCAGAGCGCGAGGGCTGGGTTGATAGAGAGAAGCTGCTTGATATAAGCGGGCGCGATAGAAAGCCGCAGCTTGCTTTGGCAAAGGAAATTGGCTTTGAGGACTTTGCAACGCCTGGAGGTGGATGTTTGCTAACGATCGAGAGCTTTGCTGTGAAGATAAAGGATTACCTAAATTTTGATAAAGAGATGCGAGATATCGATGTGACGTGGCTAAAGCTTGGTAGGCATCTGCGCTTGCCAGATGGTGCAAAAATGATAATAGGTCGTGACGAAAGCGATAATAACGCACTTTTAGCACATCCAAACGATAAATTTGATCAAGTAAAATTTAAAGAGAGCGATGACATCGTAGGAGCCGTTAGCTTCATAAGCAAAAACGCTAGTAAAGCTGATAAAGAGCTAGCTGCAAGGCTTGCATTAGCTTATACAAAAGCAAGCAGAGAAAATAAATTTGAAGTTAGCATCGATAGCGAGAAATTTAGTATCACACCTGAGGATAAATCTCTAGCTCAAAATTATTTCGTAAAATAG
- the mobC gene encoding plasmid mobilization relaxosome protein MobC: MSKNVKDKVLSARITYQQYDKLSKIALELDMSRSEIISYLIDNGTVNSESIKKKELDSAIITYFARPFSNINQIAKRLNIAYKTSGNIGLEVILRAQEDLYKIQSVLTEILSLIRSSYDS; the protein is encoded by the coding sequence ATGTCAAAAAATGTCAAGGATAAGGTGCTCTCCGCAAGGATCACTTATCAACAATACGATAAGCTATCTAAAATAGCTCTAGAGTTAGATATGTCAAGATCAGAAATCATTTCCTATCTTATAGATAATGGCACTGTAAATTCTGAATCCATAAAAAAGAAAGAGCTAGATTCGGCAATCATTACATATTTTGCTAGACCTTTTAGCAACATCAATCAAATAGCAAAGAGACTAAATATAGCTTATAAGACTAGTGGTAATATAGGCTTAGAAGTGATACTGCGAGCACAAGAAGATTTGTACAAAATTCAATCAGTCCTAACTGAAATTTTAAGCCTAATAAGGAGTAGCTATGATAGTTAA